In Isoptericola jiangsuensis, the following proteins share a genomic window:
- a CDS encoding PadR family transcriptional regulator, translated as MHIDKDLVAASATPLVLGILAEDESYGYAIAKRVAELSGGHMEWTDGMLYPLLHRLERNGLVEASWGRSETGRRRKHYAITAAGRAALAERQEQWEVVHAALSRAWESVADATRPTRDAVLGGGLGTSAAAGGIT; from the coding sequence ATGCACATCGACAAGGACCTCGTCGCCGCCTCGGCGACGCCGCTCGTCCTCGGCATACTGGCCGAGGACGAGTCCTACGGGTACGCCATCGCCAAACGGGTGGCCGAGCTGTCCGGCGGCCACATGGAGTGGACCGACGGGATGCTCTACCCGCTGCTGCACCGCCTGGAGAGGAACGGCCTCGTCGAGGCCTCCTGGGGACGCTCCGAGACCGGACGCCGCCGCAAGCACTACGCGATCACCGCCGCCGGGCGTGCCGCGCTCGCCGAGCGCCAGGAGCAGTGGGAGGTCGTGCACGCGGCGCTGTCCCGCGCGTGGGAGTCGGTCGCCGACGCCACCCGACCCACCCGTGACGCCGTCCTCGGCGGCGGCCTCGGCACCTCGGCCGCGGCAGGAGGGATCACCTGA
- a CDS encoding aminoglycoside phosphotransferase family protein, with protein sequence MAAAEIEIDVALVRGLLTEQHPDLAGLPLRVVAQGWDNVMTRLGDDLAVRLPRRAIAAPLVEHEQEWLPRLAPHLPVRVPVPVRIGRPSTALGYPWSWSVVPWVPGLRGADVPRARRGDVAAALAGFLAAMHRPAPPDAPENPYRGGPLAGRDGPVRDRLAAGVTTEVDRCLAVWSQAVAAEPWHGPALWLHGDPHPGNLVLADDGATVTLAAVADLGDLTSGDPATDLAAAWTVFDAAGRETFRAELAGPYPGDDPVWVRARGWALTMATSMLTSGPEHAWLLPLGREALAEVLAEA encoded by the coding sequence ATGGCCGCCGCGGAGATCGAGATCGACGTCGCGCTGGTGCGCGGGCTCCTGACCGAGCAGCACCCCGACCTGGCCGGGCTGCCGCTGCGGGTGGTCGCGCAGGGCTGGGACAACGTCATGACCCGGCTCGGGGACGACCTGGCCGTGCGGCTGCCGCGCCGGGCGATCGCCGCGCCGCTGGTCGAGCACGAGCAGGAGTGGCTGCCCCGCCTCGCCCCGCACCTGCCCGTGCGGGTGCCGGTCCCGGTGCGGATCGGCCGCCCCAGCACCGCCCTGGGCTACCCGTGGTCGTGGTCGGTGGTGCCCTGGGTCCCGGGGCTGCGCGGCGCGGACGTCCCGCGGGCGAGGCGCGGCGACGTCGCCGCTGCCCTGGCCGGGTTCCTCGCGGCGATGCACCGCCCCGCGCCGCCCGACGCCCCCGAGAACCCCTACCGCGGCGGCCCGCTGGCCGGCCGCGACGGCCCCGTGCGGGACCGGCTCGCGGCCGGCGTCACCACCGAGGTGGACCGCTGCCTCGCGGTGTGGTCGCAGGCCGTGGCGGCCGAGCCCTGGCACGGGCCCGCGCTGTGGCTGCACGGCGACCCCCACCCCGGCAACCTCGTGCTCGCCGACGACGGCGCGACGGTGACGCTCGCCGCCGTCGCCGACCTCGGCGACCTCACCTCCGGCGACCCCGCGACGGACCTCGCCGCCGCCTGGACGGTGTTCGACGCCGCGGGTCGCGAGACGTTCCGGGCGGAGCTGGCCGGGCCCTACCCCGGCGACGACCCGGTCTGGGTGCGGGCCCGCGGCTGGGCGCTGACGATGGCGACGTCGATGCTCACCTCCGGTCCGGAGCACGCCTGGCTGCTCCCGCTCGGCCGCGAGGCGCTGGCCGAGGTGCTCGCCGAGGCCTGA
- a CDS encoding DUF4241 domain-containing protein: protein MTAPFLALRTGTPAGTPYALTVHDLGTLHVPSGRLEASDPYVNLGEGLVVPVPPGTYPVHVTVADVSREQDGSHRREAYLSVVLDDAARTAGSARPFVPAGEEPGTDGTVHGVPVDAGTVAFADATAAAAATTAVDDLYSEVYDHDGPDAWFARQDDADHLVEGCANVSLPGHGTANVVLAHSGWGDGFYAVVTTHDEAGALTGVHIDLGVVDDGPWWVESDAEDEDED from the coding sequence ATGACCGCCCCGTTCCTCGCCCTGCGCACCGGCACGCCCGCCGGCACCCCCTACGCCCTGACCGTCCACGACCTCGGCACGCTGCACGTCCCGTCCGGGCGGCTGGAGGCGTCCGACCCCTACGTGAACCTCGGCGAGGGGCTCGTCGTCCCCGTGCCGCCCGGCACCTACCCGGTGCACGTGACCGTCGCCGACGTCTCGCGCGAGCAGGACGGCAGCCACCGGCGCGAGGCGTACCTGTCGGTCGTGCTCGACGACGCCGCCCGCACCGCCGGGAGCGCCCGCCCGTTCGTCCCGGCCGGCGAGGAGCCGGGCACCGACGGCACCGTCCACGGTGTCCCCGTCGACGCCGGCACGGTCGCGTTCGCCGACGCCACCGCCGCGGCGGCCGCGACCACCGCCGTCGACGACCTCTACTCCGAGGTGTACGACCACGACGGCCCGGACGCGTGGTTCGCGCGCCAGGACGACGCCGACCACCTGGTCGAAGGCTGCGCGAACGTGTCCCTGCCCGGGCACGGCACCGCCAACGTCGTGCTCGCGCACTCCGGCTGGGGCGACGGCTTCTACGCCGTCGTGACGACCCACGACGAGGCCGGCGCCCTCACCGGCGTGCACATCGACCTCGGCGTCGTCGACGACGGGCCGTGGTGGGTCGAGTCCGACGCCGAGGACGAGGACGAGGACTGA
- a CDS encoding permease prefix domain 1-containing protein: MDEPTALDAQVARWRDYVSRHRAIAPADVDEMADHLRERIDDLRAAGLDDEEAFLVAVKRMGSLDAVSREFAREHSERLWKQLVLVPAPGADDRRAPAWRELGVVLALGVGAGTAVKVGATTLADDTFATNVAFLVLPFLLGYFAWKRRAPLALVGALVAVLAVTCAVVNLYPFADGGSTMVLAALHAPVLVWTAVGVAYTGGRWRSGDRRMDFVRFTGELVIYVALLALGGGVLLGLTAGLLAVVGVDLEPALEGWILPYCVPGAVLVAAWLVEAKQEVVENIAPVLTRVFTPLTTVMLVVSFVVLLTAGGLTTVDRELLILLDAVLVLVLALLLYSISARDPLARPGFFDALQLAMVAAALAVDALALTAMLTRIAEFGASPNKVAALGLNLVLLVHLVRTGWLLLGFCRRRAGFGALERWQTTYLPVYALWAAVVVVGFGPLFGFA, translated from the coding sequence ATGGACGAGCCCACCGCCCTGGACGCCCAGGTCGCCCGCTGGCGCGACTACGTCAGCCGCCACCGCGCCATCGCCCCCGCGGACGTCGACGAGATGGCCGACCACCTGCGCGAGCGCATCGACGACCTGCGGGCCGCCGGTCTCGACGACGAGGAGGCGTTCCTCGTCGCGGTCAAGCGCATGGGCAGCCTCGACGCCGTGTCCCGGGAGTTCGCCCGGGAGCACTCCGAGCGCCTCTGGAAGCAGCTCGTGCTCGTCCCCGCCCCGGGCGCCGACGACCGGCGCGCGCCGGCGTGGCGCGAGCTCGGCGTCGTCCTCGCGCTCGGGGTGGGCGCCGGGACCGCGGTGAAGGTCGGCGCCACCACGCTCGCCGACGACACCTTCGCCACGAACGTCGCGTTCCTCGTCCTGCCGTTCCTCCTCGGCTACTTCGCCTGGAAGCGTCGCGCACCCCTGGCGCTCGTCGGCGCGCTCGTCGCGGTGCTGGCCGTCACGTGCGCGGTCGTCAACCTGTACCCGTTCGCCGACGGCGGCTCGACGATGGTCCTGGCGGCGCTGCACGCCCCGGTCCTGGTGTGGACCGCCGTGGGCGTCGCCTACACCGGTGGACGCTGGCGCTCGGGCGACCGGCGCATGGACTTCGTCCGGTTCACCGGCGAGCTCGTCATCTACGTCGCCCTGCTCGCGCTCGGCGGCGGGGTGCTGCTCGGCCTCACCGCCGGGCTCCTCGCCGTGGTCGGCGTCGACCTGGAGCCCGCCCTCGAGGGCTGGATCCTGCCGTACTGCGTCCCCGGCGCGGTCCTGGTCGCCGCCTGGCTCGTCGAGGCCAAGCAGGAGGTCGTGGAGAACATCGCACCCGTGCTGACCAGGGTGTTCACGCCGCTGACCACGGTCATGCTCGTCGTGTCGTTCGTCGTCCTGCTCACCGCCGGCGGGCTCACCACGGTGGACCGTGAGCTGCTCATCCTGCTCGACGCCGTCCTGGTCCTCGTCCTGGCGCTGCTGCTCTACTCGATCTCGGCCCGCGACCCGCTCGCGCGACCCGGGTTCTTCGACGCGCTCCAGCTCGCGATGGTCGCCGCCGCTCTCGCCGTCGACGCGCTCGCCCTGACCGCCATGCTCACCCGGATCGCCGAGTTCGGCGCGAGCCCCAACAAGGTCGCCGCGCTCGGGCTCAACCTGGTGCTCCTCGTGCACCTGGTGCGCACCGGGTGGCTCCTGCTGGGGTTCTGCCGCCGCCGCGCCGGGTTCGGCGCGCTGGAGC
- a CDS encoding DUF1801 domain-containing protein, with the protein MATPADGRSETSGPGFPAAGPPDVDGAGPQAAVPDDVRAFLDAVPGARRRRDAWTLLALMHRVTGLAPQLHGTIVGFGTYHYEYASGRSGDAPPAAFAPRKANSVVYLMDGTDAHADDLARLGPHRTGVGCLYLTDLDKVDLAVLETVVADAFGTLTADTYGLRARDGGRRVD; encoded by the coding sequence ATGGCGACTCCCGCGGACGGCCGGTCCGAGACCTCGGGTCCGGGCTTCCCGGCGGCGGGACCGCCGGACGTCGACGGCGCGGGACCGCAGGCGGCGGTGCCGGACGACGTACGGGCCTTCCTCGACGCGGTGCCGGGTGCGCGTCGACGGCGTGACGCCTGGACGCTGCTCGCGCTGATGCACCGGGTGACCGGGCTGGCGCCGCAGTTGCACGGCACCATCGTCGGGTTCGGCACCTACCACTACGAGTACGCGTCGGGCCGCTCGGGCGACGCCCCGCCGGCCGCGTTCGCCCCGCGGAAGGCGAACAGCGTCGTGTACCTCATGGACGGGACCGACGCGCACGCGGACGACCTGGCGCGGCTGGGGCCGCACCGCACGGGCGTGGGGTGCCTCTACCTGACCGACCTGGACAAGGTCGACCTGGCGGTGCTGGAGACCGTCGTCGCGGACGCGTTCGGGACGCTGACGGCGGATACCTACGGGCTGCGTGCCCGCGACGGCGGACGACGGGTCGACTGA